In one Lycium barbarum isolate Lr01 chromosome 7, ASM1917538v2, whole genome shotgun sequence genomic region, the following are encoded:
- the LOC132604552 gene encoding calcium-dependent protein kinase 17-like, translating into MGGCCSKAEADPAQNNEEIAQSYSKQGESHAGNHDMQGSTTPSKVPPHASPNHSSKPSKAAPIGPVLGRPMEDIKATYTLGKELGRGQFGVTHLCTHKQTGEQFACKTIAKRKLVNKEDIEDVRREVQIMHHLTEQPNIVELKGAYEDKHSVHLVMELCAGGELFDRIIAKGHYTERAAASLLRTIVQIVHTCHSMGVIHRDLKPENFLLLNKDEDAPLKATDFGLSVFYKQGDVFKDIVGSAYYIAPEVLKRRYGPEVDIWSVGVMLYILLCGVPPFWAESENGIFNAILRGHVDFSSDPWPAISAGAKDLVRKMLNSDPTQRLTALQVLNHPWIKEDGEAPDTPLDNAVLNKLKNFRAMNKFKKVALRVIAGCLSEEEIMGLKQMFRGIDTDNSGTITLEELKQGLAKQGNKLSDYEIKQLMESADADGNGTIDYEEFITATMHMNRMDREEHLYKAFQYFDKDNSGYITMEELEQALREFGMNDAKDIKEIISEVDSDNDGRINYDEFVAMMKKGNPEAATNAKKRREVFVE; encoded by the exons GAAACCATGACATGCAAGGTTCCACCACACCATCAAAAGTTCCACCTCATGCATCACCAAACCATTCTTCAAAGCCATCTAAAGCAGCCCCAATAGGGCCAGTATTAGGCAGGCCAATGGAGGACATAAAGGCAACATACACCCTAGGAAAAGAACTAGGAAGAGGCCAATTTGGTGTAACACATTTATGCACACACAAACAAACAGGGGAACAATTTGCATGCAAAACAATTGCCAAGAGGAAATTAGTGAATAAAGAGGATATTGAGGATGTAAGGAGGGAAGTGCAAATTATGCACCATTTGACAGAACAACCAAACATTGTTGAACTTAAAGGGGCTTATGAAGACAAACATTCTGTGCATTTGGTCATGGAATTGTGTGCTGGAGGTGAACTTTTTGATAGAATTATAGCTAAAGGGCATTATACAGAAAGGGCAGCAGCTTCATTGTTAAGAACAATTGTGCAAATTGTACATACTTGTCATTCAATGGGGGTCATTCATAGAGATCTTAAACCTGAAAATTTCCTCCTACTTAACAAGGATGAAGATGCACCTCTCAAGGCTACTGATTTTGGTCTTTCTGTCTTCTACAAGCAAG GAGATGTATTTAAAGACATAGTGGGGAGTGCATATTACATAGCACCAGAAGTGTTGAAGAGAAGATATGGTCCAGAAGTTGATATTTGGAGTGTTGGGGTTATGTTATATATTCTTCTTTGTGGTGTTCCTCCTTTTTGGGCAG AGTCTGAAAATGGAATATTCAATGCAATATTGcgtggacatgttgatttttcaAGTGACCCATGGCCTGCAATTTCTGCTGGTGCTAAGGACCTTGTTAGAAAAATGTTGAATTCAGATCCCACTCAAAGGTTGACTGCACTCCAAGTCCtaa ATCATCCATGGATCAAGGAGGATGGAGAAGCACCAGATACACCACTTGACAATGCAGTCCTCAATAAGCTCAAAAACTTTAGAGCTATGAACAAGTTCAAGAAAGTTGCTCTTCGG GTTATTGCAGGGTGTCTCTCTGAAGAAGAAATTATGGGATTGAAGCAGATGTTCAGAGGAATAGATACTGATAATAGTGGCACAATTACACTTGAGGAGTTAAAGCAAGGATTAGCCAAACAAGGGAACAAACTATCAGATTATGAAATCAAGCAATTAATGGAATCT gCTGATGCTGATGGAAATGGGACAATTGATTATGAAGAGTTCATCACAGCAACAATGCACATGAATAGAATGGACAGAGAAGAACATCTTTAcaaagctttccaatactttgaCAAGGATAACAGTGG GTATATTACAATGGAAGAGTTAGAGCAAGCTTTGAGAGAATTTGGTATGAATGATGCAAAGGATATAAAAGAAATCATTTCTGAAGTTGATTCTGACAAT GATGGTCGTATCAATTATGATGAGTTTGTAGCTATGATGAAGAAAGGAAATCCAGAAGCAGCAACAAATGCAAAGAAACGAAGGGAGGTTTTCGTGGAATAA